The Anas platyrhynchos isolate ZD024472 breed Pekin duck chromosome 34, IASCAAS_PekinDuck_T2T, whole genome shotgun sequence genome contains a region encoding:
- the MAP3K12 gene encoding LOW QUALITY PROTEIN: mitogen-activated protein kinase kinase kinase 12 (The sequence of the model RefSeq protein was modified relative to this genomic sequence to represent the inferred CDS: deleted 1 base in 1 codon), whose amino-acid sequence MHMGCTHKCNGVQVHARCAHGCRRHRAIDAHVQGVQTCASVCKQVHTRRCRMHAGGAGARIGVHVGAGACEEAHPCRCTRVQGYCARTCRCKGCRCTLVQVGAGARSRVHTHTGGCTWVQGGAHGRGCMQGVQAVQGVRVHTGGAGAYKGVRVHAGGVARGCRGAAAPMGVPTHAAAPPPPQAMACLHETRTPSPSLAVASEGTPEQELTPTQCALREGPPPIPAAPEAWPRRGPPRAPEPGAAGPLAPEGAHLRCQAAGGFLEGLFGCLKPVWSMIGKAYAAEHKHPPEDPWEVPFEEILDLQWVGSGAQGAVFLGRFHGEEVAVKKVRDLKETDIKHLRKLKHPNIITFKGVCTQAPCYCIIMEFCAQGQLYEVLRAGRKVTPSLLVDWSMGIAGGMNYLHLHKIIHRDLKSPNMLITYDDVVKISDFGTSKELIDKSTKMSFAGTVAWMAPEVIRNEPVSEKVDIWSSGVVLWELLTGEIPYKDVDSSAIIWGVGSNSLHLPVPSGCPDGFKVLLRQCWNSKPRNRPSFRQILLHLDIASADVLSTPQETYFKSQAEWREEVKLHFEKIKSEGTCLHRLEEELINRRREELRHALDIREHYERKLERANNLYMELSALMLQLELKEKELLRREQALEKRYPGLFKPRAPRGLLHGNAVETLIKKRNVPQKLSPHGKRPDILKPEVLLPKLDAAMAQVTLPGCPKGPPSPGRSRRAKGRHRKAGGPRGGCGEPGPETGPPRGLPGPPPATAGPDLLGGTLEAVGPPPASVPDVGPGGAEGTQGVPPPQPPTPGEPERDSGAARGGRGGAGQHLTPAALLYRAAVTRGQVTGVSSEEEEGEVDSEVELPLRQRWPPGMSKRQSLSTFSSENFSDGGRDGDGDEGHTSEPSHSATPDVGSTNTDERPDERSEDLLSQGSEIPLDAPPQKEPPAVATGGAAPKVTSSPEDSDCDSAELDHSGSGEGPPRPAAPPGL is encoded by the exons ATGCACATGGGTTGCACACACAAGTGCAATGGTGTGCAAGTGCATGCACGGTGCGCACACGGGTGCAGGAGGCACAGGGCCATAGATGCACACGTGCAAGGGGTGCAAACGTGTGCAAGCGTGTGCAAGCAGGTGCACACCAGGCGATGCCGCATGCATGCAGGGGGTGCAGGTGCACGCATCGGGGTGCACGTGGGTGCAGGTGCATGTGAGGAAGCACACCCATGCAGGTGCACACGCGTGCAGGGTTATTGTGCACGCACATGCAGGTGCAAGGGGTGCAGGTGCACACTCGTGCAGGTGGGTGCAGGTGCACGCAGCagggtgcacacacacacagggggGTGCACGTGGGTGCAGGGGGGCGCACACGGACGCGGGTGCATGCAGGGGGTGCAGGCTGTGCAAGGAGTGCGGGTGCATACAGGGGGTGCAGGTGCATACAAGGGGGTGCGTGTGCATGCAGGGGGTGTTGCACGCGGGTGCAGGGGTGCAGCTGCACCCATGGGGGTGCCGACACAtgcagctgcccccccccccccccaggccatGGCCTGCCTGCACGAGACGCGGACGCCGTCGCCCTCGCTGGCGGTGGCCTCGGAGGGGACCCCGGAGCAGGAGCTGACGCCCACCCAGTGCGCCCTGCGCGAGGggcccccccccatccccgccGCCCCCGAGGCCTGGCCCCGCCGtggccccccccgcgcccctgAGCCCGGTGCCGCGGGGCCGCTGGCACCCGAGGGTGCCCACCTGCGGTGCCAGGCGGCGGGGGGGTTCCTGGAGGGGCTCTTCGGGTGCCTCAAGCCTGTCTGGAGCATGATCGGGAAAGCCTACGCTGCAGAACACAAGCACCCGCCCGagg ACCCCTGGGAGGTGCCGTTCGAGGAGATCCTGGACCTGCAGTGGGTGGGCAGCGGGGCGCAGGGCGCCGTCTTCCTGGGCCGCTTCCACGGCGAGGAGGTGGCGGTGAAGAAGGTTCGGGACCTGAAGGAGACCGACATCAAGCACCTGCGCAAGCTCAAGCACCCCAACATCATCACCTTCAA GGGGGTGTGCACCCAGGCGCCCTGCTACTGCATCATCATGGAGTTCTGCGCCCAGGGCCAGCTCTACGAGGTGCTGCGCGCCGGGCGCAAGGtcaccccctccctcctcgtcgACTGGTCCATGGGCATCGCCGGCGGCATGAACTACCTGCACCTCCACAAGATCATCCACCGCGACCTCAAGTCGCCCAA CATGCTGATCACCTACGACGATGTGGTGAAGATCTCCGACTTCGGCACCTCCAAGGAGCTCATCGACAAGAGCACCAAGATGTCCTTCGCCGGCACCGTGGCCTGGATGGCGCCCGAGGTGATCCGCAACGAGCCCGTCTCCGAGAAGGTCGACATCTGGT CTTCGGGGGTGgtgctgtgggagctgctgACGGGCGAGATCCCCTACAAGGACGTGGACTCCTCGGCCATCATTTGGGGTGTGGGCAGCAACAGCCTCCACCTGCCCGTCCCCTCCGGCTGCCCCGACGGCTTCAAGGTGCTGCTGCGCCAGTGCTG GAACAGCAAGCCCCGGAACCGGCCGTCCTTCCGGCAGATCCTGCTGCACCTCGACATCGCCTCCGCCGACGTCCTCTCCACCCCCCAGGAGACCTACTTCAAATCCCAG GCGGAGTGGCGGGAGGAGGTGAAGCTGCACTTCGAGAAGATCAAATCGGAGGGGACGTGTCTGCACCGCCTCGAGGAGGAGCTCATCAACCGCCGGCGCGAGGAGCTGCG GCACGCGCTGGACATCCGGGAGCACTACGAGCGGAAGCTGGAGCGCGCCAACAACCTGTACATGGAGCTGAGCGCCCtgatgctgcagctggagctgaaggagaaggagctgctcag gagggAGCAGGCGCTGGAGAAGCGCTACCCGGGGCTGTTCAAGCCGCGGGCGCCGCGGGGGCTCCTGCACGGGAACGCCGTCGAGACCCTCATCAAAAAGCGCAACGTCCCCCAAAAACTCTCCCCCCACGGCAAGCG CCCTGACATCCTGAAGCCGGAGGTGCTGCTGCCCAAGCTGGACGCGGCCATGGCGCAGGTGACCCTCCCCGGCTGCCCCAAGGGCCCCCCCTCGCCAGGGCGCAGCCGCCGAGCCAAGGGGCGCCACCGTAAAGCgggggggccccgggggggctgcggggaacCCGGTCCCGAAACCGGACCCCCCCGAGGTcttcccggcccccccccggccaccGCTGGCCCCGATCTTCTCGGGGGCACCCTGGAGGctgtgggacccccccccgcctccGTGCCCGatgtggggccggggggggcggagggTACCCAAGGGgtgccccccccgcagccccccacccccggggAGCCTGAGCGGGACAGCGGGGCCGCccggggggggcgagggggggccGGGCAGCATCTCACCCCCGCGGCGCTGCTGTACCGGGCGGCCGTCACGAGGGGCCAGGTGA CGGGGGTGTCgtcggaggaggaggagggcgaaGTGGACAGCGAGGTGGAGCTGCCGCTGCGGCAGAg GTGGCCCCCGGGCATGAGCAAGCGGCAGTCGCTGTCGACCTTCAGCTCGGAGAACTTTTCGGAcgggggacgggacggggacggggacgag GGGCACACGAGCGAACCCTCGCACAGCGCCACCCCCGACGTGGGCAGCACCAACACGGACGAGCGCCCCGACGAGCGCTCCGAGGACCTCCTCTCGCAGGGCTCCGAGATCCCCCTGGACGCCCCCCCCCAGAAGGAGCCGCCGGCCGTCGCCacggggggggcagcccccaaggtgaccTC GTCTCCGGAGGACTCGGACTGCGACAGCGCGGAGCTCGACCACTCGGGCAGCGGCgagggccccccccggcccgcagccccccccggcctgTGA